In Streptomyces sp. NBC_00344, the genomic window GGTCCCTCGACGACGACCAGGGTGCCGCCGTCCACCGGTTCCCATCCCCGGCCGCGGGCGGCCGCGATGGTGGCCCTGCGCCCGTTGGGGCAGTAGGGGTCGGCCAGCGCCACGTGCACCACATTGGGCAGGCTGCCGTCCGGCAGCGGAAGACCGTCGTAGTAGGTCTGCGCCCGTGCCTTCGTACGGTCCACCATCTGGTCGGGCACCAGCAGCGTCCCGGGGCCGAATTCGGGTCGCAGGCCGCCCACCGCGCACGGTCCGAGCACCTGCCTCACACCGACGGACCGCAGCGCCCACAGATTGGCGCGGTAGTTGATGCGGTGCGGCGGCAAATGGTGACCGCGGCCGTGCCGCGGGAGGAACGCCACCCGGCGTCCGGCGATCTCGCCGATGAAGAGGGAGTCGCTCGGACTGCCGTACGGGGTGTCCACCTCGACCTCGGTCACATCCTCCAGGAAGGAGTAGAAACCCGAGCCGCCGATCACGCCGATCTCCGCGCCGACCGCTGCGTCTGCCGTATCCGCCACATTCGCCATACCGGTCACACTATCCGGGCGCGGGTACACCGAAGACCCCGCCGTCGATGACGGCAGGGTCCGGGCAGAAAGCAACTAGGCGGCCGAGCTGCTGCCGCCGGAGGAGCTCGACGAGGCCGACGATGTCGACGGCTTCGCGTCAGCGGACTTCGACGCAGCGGGCTTCGCGTCGGAGCTCGACGAGGAAGTGGACGCGGCGGACTTGGAAGACGGCGCCGTGCTGCTCGAGGACGAGCTCCGGCTGTCGTTCCGGTAGAAGCCCGAGCCCTTGAAGACAATGCCGACCGCCGAGAACACCTTCTTCAGGCGTCCTTCGCAGTTCGGGCAGACGGTAAGGGCGTCGTCGGTGAACTTCTGCACCGCCTCGAGGCCCTCGCCGCACTCGGTGCACTGGTACTGATAGGTCGGCACTTGCTCCTCCTGGCACTCTCACTGAGTGAGTGCTAACGATGTTCCATAGTGACGTATTCCGCTGGATCAGTCCACTGAGACCGGCACTCGGTGACCGATCACACGCTCCTTCGCCGTTTCGCTCCCGGAGCGGACCACGATTCCCGGGGCCCTCGGGGCGAGCCGCGACCGCAGCGCCAGCAGTGTGACCAGGGCCAGTACGGTCCCGGCCATCGGCACCAGGAAGCCGGTGCTCGCGCTGTACTCGTCGGCCAGCCGGCCGGCCACGGTGACCGCGGCGGCCTGTCCCAGCGCCACGGAACCGGTCAGCCAGGTGAATGCCTCGGTCCGTGCGGATGCCGGCACCAGATTCTCCACCAGCGTGTATCCGGTGATCAGGGCAGGCGCGATGCACAGGCCGACCAGCAGGCCGAGCCCGGCGAGAAGCGGCACCGTGTGCATGGCCCAGAGCCCGGACGCGGCCAGCGCCAGCGCGGTGTAGGAGGTGAGCAGACGGCGCCGCGGCGCGCTCTTCCAGGCGATGGCCCCGCAGGCGATGCCCGCGAGCATGTTGCCGGCGGCGAAGACCCCGTAGAGCAGACCGTTCACCCCGGGGTGGCCGATCTCCTCGGCGAACGCGGTCAGCGAGACCTGCATCCCGCCGAACACGGCGCCGATCCCGAGGAAGGCCGCGGCCAGCACCCGTACGCCCGGTACGGACAGTGCGGAGACGTGGTCGGCAGGTGTCCGGCCGTCGGCGCGGCCGACCGCTGGCTGGGTGCGGCGCTGCGCCGCGAAGGCGAGACCGCCGGCCAGGGTGAGAGCGGCCTCGGCGATCAGTCCGGCCGCCGGGTGGAGACCAGTGCACAGCGCGGTCGTCAGCACCGGGCCGATGACGAAGGTGAATTCGTCGGTCACCGACTCGAAGGCCGCGGCGGTCGCCATCAGCGGGGAGCCCTCCAGCTTCGCCGCCCAGCGGGCCCGGACCATCGGCCCGATCTGCGGCACGGACGCACCGGTGGGCACGGCGGCGACGAACAGTGCCCACAGCGGCGCGTCCGCCAGCGCGAGCGCTGTGAGGGCGCCCACCGAAACGGTGTGCACCAGGACCCCCGGGAGCAGTACGGAGCCCTGCCCGAACCGGTCGGCCAGCTTGCCGCTCTGGGGCGCGAACAGCGCCATGGCCACGCCGGTGACGGCGGCGACCACTCCCGCGCTGCCGTAGGAACCGGTGGTGTGCTGCACCAGCAGCACGATGCCGATGGTCAGCATGGCGAAGGGCTGCCGGGCGGCGAAGCCGGGCAGCAGGAACGTCCAGGCGCCCGGAGTGCGCAACAACTGGCTGTAACCGGGACGGGCCTCGGAGACCGTGGACACCACGGCCTTGCCTTTCTGCCGCCTGGTGGCGCTCCGCCGGTGCAGGGCATGCGAAGCCATGCGTACGGGAGCTGCCGAGAGCTGTCCTCTTGCGCGGAACTGCGGTAGATGCCGGGCCGCCCCGCTGCGCAGAAGACGCCAGCTGTGGAGCCACAGCTGCGGAGGGTGCCACGACCGCCATACGGTCGCGCCAGCTCTGCATCAGGCAGAGTTGGTCGATCAGGTGGTTCGTCGGATCAAGTGATTCGGTGAATCAGGTGATTCAGATGGTGCGGGTAATTCGGGTGATTCAGGTGGAGCCGATGGGTCAAGCCGTTCAGGCCGACCGGTTCATGGTACCGCTGTTGTGCAGCCAGCCCGCCAGCTTGCCGCCCTGCCCGATCGCCCGGAGCCGTGCCTCGGCGGCGTCCCGCACCGGATCGGTGGCCACCACCAGCAGCTCGTCGCCGCGCCGCAGCACGGTCGCCGGCGCGGGGACGAAGCTCCTGCCGTCCCTGACGACCAGGGTCACGGCGGCGCCGGGCGGCAGCCGGAGCTCGCCGACCTCGACACCGTGCATTTTGGACTTCGCGGGGATGGCCACGGACAGCAGATGTCCGCGCAGCCGCTCCAGCGGCGCGGACTCGATACCGAGGTCGGCCGCGGTTTCCGAGTCGTCGCCGAGGCGGAGGGTGCGCGCCAGCCAGGGCAGGGTCGGCCCCTGCACCAGGGTGTAGACGACGACCAGCACGAAGACGATGTTGAACACCCGGTCGCTGCCCGAGATGCCCGAGACCATCGGGATGGTCGCCAGGATGACGGGCACGGCGCCGCGCAGTCCTGCCCAGGACATCAGGGTCTGTTCCTGCCAGGGCAGCCGGAACGGCGCCAGGCTCAGCAGTACCGAGACGGGCCGCGCCACCATCGTCAGCACCAGCCCGACGACCACCGCCGGCCAGAAGTCGTTGACCAGTTCGTGCGGGGTCACCAGCAGACCGAGCAGGACGAACATGCCGATCTGCGCGATCCAGCCGAGCCCTTCGGCGAATCCGCGGGTCGCGGGCCAGTGCGGCAGTTTGGCGTTGCCCAGCAGCATCGCCGCGAGATACACCGCGAGGAATCCGCTGCCGTGCGCGATGGCGCCGGCCGCGTATGCCGTCACCGCGATCGCCATCACCGCGATCGGATAGAGGCCGGACGCGGGCAGTGCCACATGCCGCAGCCCCCACGATCCGAGCCAGCCCACCGCGAGCCCGATGGACGCGCCGATCGCCAGCTCCAGCGCGATCTCACCGATCAGCACATACCAGTGGTCCACCGGACCCGCCGAGGAGAAGGCCACCACGAGAATCACCACCGGGGCGTCGTTGAAGCCGGACTCGGCCTCCAGCACACCGGTGATCCGGGACGGCAGCGGCACCCTGCGCAGTACGGAGAAGACCGCGGCGGCGTCGGTCGACGACACCACCGCCCCGATGATCAGCGCCTGGCGCCATTCGAGGCCGACCAGATAGTGCGCTCCGGCCGCGGTGACACCCACGCTGACCGCGACACCGGCGGTCGACAGCACCACCGCCATCGGCAGGACCGGTCTGATCTCTTTCCACTTGGTGCCAAGGCCGCCCTCGGCGAGGATCACGACGAGTGCCGCGTAACCGATCACCTGCGTCATCTCGACGTTGTCGAACTCGACGTTGAAGATGCCGTCCTGGCCTATCGCCATGCCGATGCCGAGATACAGCAGGAGGCTCGGCAGGCCGCTGCGCGATGAGATACGCACGGCGGCCACGGCGATCAGCAGAACGAGCGAGCAGATCAGCAGGAGCTCGTTCAGGTGGTGGACAGTCAGTGGCCCTTCCTTCCCTCGTACACCTGCGGGTACTTCGTTACCCTACCTAATCCTTGACGTTTCCTTGACGCTTCGCGGGCTTGCGCGATCCAGGTGGGTATACCGCGTCCTGACCGGCCGGCCGCTGCGCCTATGGTTGCTCCAGCGCTCCCTCGGCACTACAGACCACCCTGCCCCGCGAAGGACAGCGATGCCCGCCACCACCTCCGCCGCCCCTTCCGGCACGACTTCCGGTACGACCTCCGGTACGAAGTCCCGCAAGAAGAAAGGGCGTCGCGCCCGGCTTCTCGTGGTCGTCCTGGTGCTGGCGCTTGTCGCGGGTATCGGATTCGGCACGTACTGGAGCATCAGCACCGTGCGTGCTTCGCTCCCGCAGACGACCGGCGAGATAAGGGTTCCCGGTCTCTCCGCCGACGTCGACGTCAAGCGCGACGACCACGGTGTCCCCCAGATCTACGCGGACACCGACGACGACCTCTTCCGCGCGCAGGGCTATGTCCAGGCGCAGGACCGCTTCTGGGAGATGGACGTACGCCGGCACATGACGTCGGGCCGGCTCTCGGAGATGTTCGGCTCGGGGCAGGTCAAGACCGACTCCTTCCTGCGGACCCTGGGTTGGCGCCGGGTCGCGCAGAAGGAGTACGACACCCAGCTGTCGCCGTCGACGAAGAAGTACCTGCGGGCGTACGCGGCCGGGGTGAACGAGTACCTGAAGGGCAAGGACGGCAAGCAGATCTCCGTCGAGTACGCCGCCCTCGGACTCACCAACGACTACAAGCCCGCGAAGTGGACCCCCGTCGACTCGGTGGCCTGGCTCAAGGCGATGGCCTGGGACCTGCGCGGCAACATGCAGGACGAGATCGACCGGTCGCTGATGACGTCCCGGCTCGACAGCAAGCAGATCGACGACCTGTACCCGGCATACCCGTACAGCAGGAACAAACCGATCGTGCAGAACGGCGGCATCAGCCCCGTCACCGGCAAGTTCGACCCCCAGGCCGCTCCGGCCGGCTCCGTGGGCGGCAGCAACACCGCGGCGGGCGCGGTCGACGGAATGCAGTCGCAGCTCTCCTCGCTGTCCGACACCCTGGACAAGATCCCGGCGCTGCTCGGCCCGAGCGGCAGCGGCATCGGCTCCAACTCCTGGGTGGTGTCGGGCAAGTACACGACGACCCAGAAACCCCTGCTGGCCAACGATCCGCACCTGGCGCCGCAACTTCCGTCCCTCTGGTACCAGATGGGCCTGCACTGCCGGACGGTCTCCAGCAGCTGCCACTACGACGCGGCGGGCTACACGTTCTCCGGCATGCCCGGGGTGGTCATCGGCCACAACCAGAACATCGCCTGGGGCTTCACCAACCTCGGCGCCGACGTCACCGACCTCTATCTGGAGAAGGTCACCGGCAGCGGTTACCTGTACGACGGCCGGGAGAAGCCTTTCACCACCCGCACGGAGACCATCAGGGTCGCCGGCGGCAAGTCGAAGTCGATCGTCGTCCGTGAGACCAACAACGGTCCGCTGATCTCCGACCGGGACTCCGAGCTGGCGACGGTAGGGGAGAAGGCCCCGGTGACCGCGGCGGCCCCCGACCGCGGAGACGGCTACGCGGTGGCGCTCAAGTGGACCGCGCTCCAGCCGGGCAATTCGATGGACGCGGTCTTCGAGCTGGACAGGGCCAAGGACTGGACCGGGTTCCGGGCGGCGGCGAAGGACTTCGAGGTCCCGTCACAGAACATGATCTACGCCGACACCAGGGGCAACATCGGCTACCAGGCCCCGGGCACCGTCCCCATCCGTGCCAAGGGCGACGACGGCACCATGCCCGCCCCCGGCTGGGACTCCGCGTACGCGTGGAAGAAGGACCCGATCCCCTTCGACCAGCTGCCGTACGAGTACAACCCCAGGCGCGGCTACATCGTCACAGCCAACCAGGCGGTCGTCGACTCGAGGAAGTACCCGTATCTGCTGACCGAGGACTGGGGTTACGGCACCCGGAGCCGGCGGATCACCGATCTCATCAAGCAGAAGACCAGGGACGGCGGGAAGATCTCGACCGAGGACATGCAGAAGATGCAGATGGACAACAGCAGCGAGATCGCCAAGCTGCTGACCCCGCTGCTGCTGAAGCTGAACCTCAAGGACCCGGACGTCCGGGATGCGCAGAAGCTCCTGGAGGGCTGGGACTACACCCAGGATTCGGACTCGGCCGCCGCCGCCTACTTCAACGGGGTCTGGCGCAACGTCCTCAAGCTGGCCTTCGGCAACAAGCTCCCCAAGGAGCTGCGGGCCGAGGGCGACTGCCTCAACGTGCCGCCCGCCGACAGCTCGTCGGTGCCCGACGACGAGAAGGACAGGCTGGTACGGGAGTGCGGCCAGCGCTCCGCCGACTCGGCGCAGCCGGACGGTGGCGACCGCTGGTTCGAGGTGGTGCGCAATCTGCTGAACAAGCCGGACAGCGACTGGTGGAAGACGCCGCGGACCCGGCTCGACCCCGCGACCGCCAACCGGGACCAGCTGCTCGAGCGGGCCATGAAGGACGCCCGCTGGGAGCTGACCGCCAAGCTCGGCAAGGACATGGACACCTGGAGCTGGGGCCGGCTGCACCAGCTGATGCTCAAGAACCAGACGCTGGGCACCGACGGCCCCGGCGTCCTGCAGTGGATGCTCAACCGCGGCCCCTACAACCTGGGCGGCGGCGAGGCGGCGGTCGACGCCACCGGCTGGAACGCGGCCGGCGGCTACGACGTCATCTGGGTGCCGTCGATGCGGATGGTCGTCAACCTCGCCGACCTCGACAAGTCCCGCTGGATCAATCTGACGGGTGCGTCGGGACACGCGTACAGCGCGCACTACACCGATCAGACGAGCAAGTGGGCCGACGGTGAGCTGCTCCAGTGGCCGTTCGGCAGGAGCGCGGTCGACCGCAGCACGGTCGACACGCTCGTTCTGAAGAAGTCCTGACGCGCCGGGCGGCGAGGGTGCTCAGCCGCTGAAGCGGTGGACCCCGGAAGGGGTCACCACTGCCTGAACGGGGTGGTCGTGCGGTTCGTCGGGAACCCGCGCGACCACCTCGTTGTCGTGGAGCAGCATCACCAGGGCCGGGCGGGCGCCGCCTTGTGCGATACGGGCGAGCACCCGGTCGTAACTCCCGCCGCCTCGCCCCAGCCGCATCCCGCGCCGGTCCACGGCAAGTCCGGGCAGCAGGACGGCCCCGGCGCCGAGGACCGCGGCCGCGCCGAGCCGTTCGCCTCCGGGTTCGAGCAGCCCGCGACCGGCCGGCACCAGGGAGCGGGCCCCTTCGTAGTGGCCCCAGTCGAGGTCGTTGTCGGGCAGCAGCACCGGAAGCAGCACCCGCACCCCGCGCTCCCGGAGTGCGTCGAGCAATGGGCGGGTGCCCGGTTCGCGGCCCACCGAGACATAGGCGGCCACGGTTCCGGCGGCGGCGAGCTCCGGAAGTTCCAGTGCGCGCCGGGCGAGAACCACGGCGGTCTTCTGTGCGTCTTCACTGGTCAGGAGGGTTCTTGCGGCCAGCAGTTGCTGACGCATGCAGGCTTTGTCCGGATTAGCAATCATTATCAGCAGTTCGCAATCTTCTCGTAACCTCACATATAAGAATGTATTAACTGGAGCATCATGTTCCGCCAAGAGTCAGCGGATATGGTGCTCCGCATGACTCAGTCGCACCCCAGGATCAGCAAGGCTGTCATTCCGGCAGCGGGCCTCGGCACCCGGTTCCTGCCGGCCACCAAGGCCACTCCGAAAGAGATGCTGCCTGTCGTCGACAAGCCGGCCATCCAGTACGTCGTCGAGGAAGCGGTCTCCGCCGGTCTCTCCGACGTGCTGATGATCACCGGTCGCAACAAGCGCCCGCTGGAAGACCACTTCGACCGCAACTACGAGCTGGAGTCCGCGCTCACCCGCAAGGGCGACGCCGAGAAGCTCGCCCGGGTCCAGGAGTCCAGCGACCTCGCGACCATGCACTACGTCCGCCAGGGCGACCCCAGGGGCCTCGGACACGCGGTCCTCTGCGCCGCTCCGCACGTCGGCGACCAGCCCTTCGCCGTGCTGCTCGGCGACGACCTGATCGATCCCCGCGACCCGCTGCTCGCGAGGATGGTGGAGGTCCAGGAACGCGAGGGCGGCAGCGTCATCGCGCTGATGGAGGTCGAGCCGAGCCAGATCCACCTGTACGGCTGCGCAGCCGTGGAGCCGGCCGGCGAAGCCGACGTCGTCAAGGTCACGGACCTGGTGGAGAAGCCCAACGTGGCGGACGCCCCGAGCAATCTGGCGATCATCGGCCGCTATGTGCTGGACCCCGCGATCTTCGGGATACTGCGCAAGACCGCGCCGGGCCGTGGCAACGAGATCCAGCTGACCGACGCACTCCAGCAGCTCTCCGCCGACGAGTCCGCCGGAGGCCCGGTGCACGGAGTGGTCTTCAAGGGCCGCCGCTATGACACCGGGGACCGCGGGGACTATCTGCGTGCCATTGTCAGACTCGCGTGCGAACGTGAGGACCTGGGCCCGGACTTCAAGGCCTGGCTTCGCAGTTATGTCACCGAGGAGATGTAGCACGTGAGCAACACGCCGATCTGGTCGGTGGACGAGCATCTGGACGACATCCTCGGCTCGATCCGCCCGCTCGAGCCGATCGAGCTCCAACTGGCGGACGCGCAGGGCTGTGTCCTCGTCGAGGACGTCACCGTTCAGGTCTCGCTGCCTCCCTTCGACAACAGCTCGATGGACGGGTACGCGGTCCGTACCACCGATGTCGAGGGCGCCAGCGAGGATTTCCCCGCCGTCCTGACCGTCATCGGGGATGTCGCGGCGGGCAGCGGCGAGCTGCCCACCGTGGGCCCGGGTGAGGCCGCCCGCATCATGACGGGGGCTCCGCTGCCGCCCGGTGCGGAAGCCGTCGTACCGGTCGAATGGACCGACGGCGGCACCGGGGGCGGAGCCGCCACCACCATGCGCGCCGCGAGCAGCGCTCCGGAGGGCGCAGGGGGCGAAGTCCGGGTCCACCGCCCGGCCGGTGCGGGCGCGCATGTCCGCTCCGAGGGCAGCGACGTCAAGCCGGGCGACCTCGCCCTCGAGGCCGGTACGGTCCTCGGCCCGCCCCAGATCGGTCTGCTCGCCGCGATCGGCCGCGGCACGGTCAGGGTGCGCCCCCGCCCCCGGGTCGTCGTGCTGTCGACCGGCAGTGAGCTGGTCCAGCCCGGCGAAGCGCTCGCCCACGGCCAGATCTACGACTCCAACAGCTTCGCGCTGGCCGCCGCGGCCCGGGATGCCGGCGCCATCGCGTACCGGGTCGGCGCGGTCACCGATGACGCCGACACGCTCCGCAGCACCATCGAGGAGCAGCTGGTCCGGGCCGATCTGCTGGTCACCACCGGCGGGGTGAGCGTCGGGGCGTACGACGTCGTCAAGGAGGCGCTCTCCTCGGTGGGTGACGAGGACGAGGCGGGCAGCGGCATCGACTTCCGGAAGCTCGCGATGCAGCCGGGCAAACCCCAGGGCTTCGGCTCGATCGGCCCCGACCACACCCCGCTGCTCGCCCTCCCAGGCAATCCGGTCTCCAGCTACGTCTCCTTCGAGCTGTTCGTACGGCCGGCGATCCGCGCCCTGATGGGGCTGACCGAGGTCAACCGACCGACCGTCAGGGCCGCCCTGAAGGCGGACAGGACGCTCACATCGCCCGGCGGAAGGCGGCAGTTCCTGCGCGGTGTCCATGACGCGGCGGCGGGCTCGGTCACCCCGGTCGGCGGCTCCGGTTCGCATCTGGTGGCGGCCCTGGCACAGGCGGACTGTCTGATCGTGGTCCCCGAGGACATCACCGCCGCGGAGCCCGGCACGGAGCTCGACGTGGTCCTCCTGGGCTGAACTCCCTGCTGTGGCGGTACCGTGTCTGACCACACAGGCCCGACCGGGAGCGCCACAGCAATGAGTACGCAGCAACGGCTCACGCATATCGACGAGGCGGGCGCGGCCCGCATGGTCGACGTCTCCGAGAAGGACGTCACCGCGCGCTCCGCACGCGCCGGCGGGCGGGTCCTGGTCTCGCCGCGCGTCATCGAACTGCTGCGGGGCGAGGGCGTCCCCAAGGGCGACGCGCTGGCCACAGCGCGCATCGCAGGCATCATGGGCGCCAAGCGGACACCTGACCTCATCCCGCTCTGCCACCCGCTCGCGGTATCCGGGGTCACGGTCGAACTCGCGGTCACCGACGACGCGGTGGAGATCACCGCCACGGTGCGGACCACGGACCGTACGGGTGTCGAGATGGAGGCGCTGACGGCCGTCGCGATCGCCGGGCTCACCGTGATCGACATGGTGAAGGCCGTCGACAAGGGGGCGGTCATCACGGATGTACGCGTCGAGGAGAAGTCGGGCGGAAAGTCCGGGGACTACCGGCGTACCGCGCCGGGTGGAGCCGGAGCATGACCGCTTCCGGTGCCGCGCAGGGCGGCGGCGAGCGGCCCGCCGGGTACACCGCGCTGGTCGTGACCGCGTCGAACCGGGCTTCGGCGGGTGTGTACGCCGACCGGGGCGGCCCCCTGATCGTGACCGCCCTTGCCGGGCTCGGCTTCACCGTCGAAGGACCGCGGGTCGTCCCGGACGGCGACCCGGTGGAGCAGGCGCTGCGCGCCGGGATCGCGGCGGACCACGACGTGATCGTCACCACCGGCGGCACCGGCCTGTCACCCACCGACCGCACGCCCGAGGCGACCCGCCGGGTCCTCGACCGCGAGATCCCCGGTATTCCGGAGGCGATCCGCGCGGAGGGCCTGGCCAAGGTGCCGACAGCGGCGCTCTCCCGCGGACTCGCCGGAGTCGCAGGCACGACGCTCGTCGTCAACCTCCCGGGTTCCACCGGAGGAGTACGTGACGGGCTGGCCGTGCTGGAACGACTACTGATCCACGCCGTCGACCAGCTCCGGGGCGGCGACCACCCGAGACCCGCCGGGAGCATGAGCTGAACGTCTCGTCCTGGCCCGTGGAACTGGCGGAAGGCCCCGTCGTTCTCCGTCCCATAAAGCTGCGCGACCAGAAGCTCTGGCGTGAGGTCAACCGGCGCAACCGGGAGTGGCTGCGCCCCTGGGAAGCGACCGTCCCGCCCCCTGCCCCCGGAGGCCCGGTCGCCCAGCGCCCCACCTATCGCCAGATGGTCCGGCATCTGCGCAGGGAGGCCCGCGCGGGGCGGATGCTTCCCTTCGTGATCGAGTACGAGGGCCGTCTGGTCGGCCAGCTCACGGTCGCCGGGATCACCTGGGGCTCGATGTGCTCCGGCCATGTCGGCTACTGGGTCGACCGCGACGTCGCGGGACGCGGGGTCATGCCGACCGCGGTCGCGCTCGTCGTCGACCACTGTTTCCGTCATGTCGGCATGCACCGCATCGAAGTCTGTATTCGCCCGGAGAACGTGCCCAGCCGGCGGGTCGTGGAGAAACTCGGATTCCGCGAGGAAGGGCTGCGCCCGCGCTATCTGCACATCGACGGCGGCTGGCGCGACCATCTGGTCTATGCCCTCACGGCGGAGGAAGTGCCCGACAGCCTGCTCAGCCGCTGGCGCAGAGCGAGACCGGGAACGACCCGGCGCGCCCCGTAAATAAAATAAGTGTTCGAAATTGACCGTCAATCGGCGTGGCGCGACCGTGAACGGTCATCCAATTGGAGACTGTTGATCCCAACAATCACAAAAAAAGTTCGAGATATCAGCCGGATCAAGCGACACGCCGAGCCAATTGGGCGATGCCTTCGCGCGCGCCCCTCTACGGTGTGAGGGTGAGCAGTAGTGGCCTCATCTACGCAGTCATCGTCGGGGCCTGGGCCGCCTACTTGGTGCCGATGTGGCTCCGCAGGCAGGACGAGCTGAACGAGGCCCGTCCGACGGAACGCTTCAGCACCGCCATCCGGCTGCTGTCCGGACGGGCGGGAATGGAGCGCCGGTACGCCAGGGAGCTGCAGGAGCGCGCTGTCGGTGAGGGTGGTCCCGGTGCCGACGAGCCGGACGGCGCGACGGAATCTCCGAGTTCCGTCGACGTCCGGTCCTTTGCCGCGCCCAGGCAGTCGCCCGCCCCCCGTGAGGAGCGCCCCGCGGAGCGCCCGGCGCGGCCCGCACGCCGGGAACGGCCCACCGGGGC contains:
- a CDS encoding S-methyl-5'-thioadenosine phosphorylase; this translates as MANVADTADAAVGAEIGVIGGSGFYSFLEDVTEVEVDTPYGSPSDSLFIGEIAGRRVAFLPRHGRGHHLPPHRINYRANLWALRSVGVRQVLGPCAVGGLRPEFGPGTLLVPDQMVDRTKARAQTYYDGLPLPDGSLPNVVHVALADPYCPNGRRATIAAARGRGWEPVDGGTLVVVEGPRFSTRAESRWHAAMGWSVVGMTGHPEAVLARELGLCYSSMTLVTDLDAGAEAGEGVSHEEVLKVFAANVDRLRTVLFDAVAGLPSERLRDCLCSHALDGLDTGIDLP
- a CDS encoding FmdB family zinc ribbon protein, which gives rise to MPTYQYQCTECGEGLEAVQKFTDDALTVCPNCEGRLKKVFSAVGIVFKGSGFYRNDSRSSSSSSTAPSSKSAASTSSSSSDAKPAASKSADAKPSTSSASSSSSGGSSSAA
- a CDS encoding MFS transporter codes for the protein MVSTVSEARPGYSQLLRTPGAWTFLLPGFAARQPFAMLTIGIVLLVQHTTGSYGSAGVVAAVTGVAMALFAPQSGKLADRFGQGSVLLPGVLVHTVSVGALTALALADAPLWALFVAAVPTGASVPQIGPMVRARWAAKLEGSPLMATAAAFESVTDEFTFVIGPVLTTALCTGLHPAAGLIAEAALTLAGGLAFAAQRRTQPAVGRADGRTPADHVSALSVPGVRVLAAAFLGIGAVFGGMQVSLTAFAEEIGHPGVNGLLYGVFAAGNMLAGIACGAIAWKSAPRRRLLTSYTALALAASGLWAMHTVPLLAGLGLLVGLCIAPALITGYTLVENLVPASARTEAFTWLTGSVALGQAAAVTVAGRLADEYSASTGFLVPMAGTVLALVTLLALRSRLAPRAPGIVVRSGSETAKERVIGHRVPVSVD
- a CDS encoding potassium/proton antiporter, giving the protein MTVHHLNELLLICSLVLLIAVAAVRISSRSGLPSLLLYLGIGMAIGQDGIFNVEFDNVEMTQVIGYAALVVILAEGGLGTKWKEIRPVLPMAVVLSTAGVAVSVGVTAAGAHYLVGLEWRQALIIGAVVSSTDAAAVFSVLRRVPLPSRITGVLEAESGFNDAPVVILVVAFSSAGPVDHWYVLIGEIALELAIGASIGLAVGWLGSWGLRHVALPASGLYPIAVMAIAVTAYAAGAIAHGSGFLAVYLAAMLLGNAKLPHWPATRGFAEGLGWIAQIGMFVLLGLLVTPHELVNDFWPAVVVGLVLTMVARPVSVLLSLAPFRLPWQEQTLMSWAGLRGAVPVILATIPMVSGISGSDRVFNIVFVLVVVYTLVQGPTLPWLARTLRLGDDSETAADLGIESAPLERLRGHLLSVAIPAKSKMHGVEVGELRLPPGAAVTLVVRDGRSFVPAPATVLRRGDELLVVATDPVRDAAEARLRAIGQGGKLAGWLHNSGTMNRSA
- a CDS encoding penicillin acylase family protein, which gives rise to MPATTSAAPSGTTSGTTSGTKSRKKKGRRARLLVVVLVLALVAGIGFGTYWSISTVRASLPQTTGEIRVPGLSADVDVKRDDHGVPQIYADTDDDLFRAQGYVQAQDRFWEMDVRRHMTSGRLSEMFGSGQVKTDSFLRTLGWRRVAQKEYDTQLSPSTKKYLRAYAAGVNEYLKGKDGKQISVEYAALGLTNDYKPAKWTPVDSVAWLKAMAWDLRGNMQDEIDRSLMTSRLDSKQIDDLYPAYPYSRNKPIVQNGGISPVTGKFDPQAAPAGSVGGSNTAAGAVDGMQSQLSSLSDTLDKIPALLGPSGSGIGSNSWVVSGKYTTTQKPLLANDPHLAPQLPSLWYQMGLHCRTVSSSCHYDAAGYTFSGMPGVVIGHNQNIAWGFTNLGADVTDLYLEKVTGSGYLYDGREKPFTTRTETIRVAGGKSKSIVVRETNNGPLISDRDSELATVGEKAPVTAAAPDRGDGYAVALKWTALQPGNSMDAVFELDRAKDWTGFRAAAKDFEVPSQNMIYADTRGNIGYQAPGTVPIRAKGDDGTMPAPGWDSAYAWKKDPIPFDQLPYEYNPRRGYIVTANQAVVDSRKYPYLLTEDWGYGTRSRRITDLIKQKTRDGGKISTEDMQKMQMDNSSEIAKLLTPLLLKLNLKDPDVRDAQKLLEGWDYTQDSDSAAAAYFNGVWRNVLKLAFGNKLPKELRAEGDCLNVPPADSSSVPDDEKDRLVRECGQRSADSAQPDGGDRWFEVVRNLLNKPDSDWWKTPRTRLDPATANRDQLLERAMKDARWELTAKLGKDMDTWSWGRLHQLMLKNQTLGTDGPGVLQWMLNRGPYNLGGGEAAVDATGWNAAGGYDVIWVPSMRMVVNLADLDKSRWINLTGASGHAYSAHYTDQTSKWADGELLQWPFGRSAVDRSTVDTLVLKKS
- a CDS encoding 5-formyltetrahydrofolate cyclo-ligase; protein product: MRQQLLAARTLLTSEDAQKTAVVLARRALELPELAAAGTVAAYVSVGREPGTRPLLDALRERGVRVLLPVLLPDNDLDWGHYEGARSLVPAGRGLLEPGGERLGAAAVLGAGAVLLPGLAVDRRGMRLGRGGGSYDRVLARIAQGGARPALVMLLHDNEVVARVPDEPHDHPVQAVVTPSGVHRFSG
- the galU gene encoding UTP--glucose-1-phosphate uridylyltransferase GalU: MTQSHPRISKAVIPAAGLGTRFLPATKATPKEMLPVVDKPAIQYVVEEAVSAGLSDVLMITGRNKRPLEDHFDRNYELESALTRKGDAEKLARVQESSDLATMHYVRQGDPRGLGHAVLCAAPHVGDQPFAVLLGDDLIDPRDPLLARMVEVQEREGGSVIALMEVEPSQIHLYGCAAVEPAGEADVVKVTDLVEKPNVADAPSNLAIIGRYVLDPAIFGILRKTAPGRGNEIQLTDALQQLSADESAGGPVHGVVFKGRRYDTGDRGDYLRAIVRLACEREDLGPDFKAWLRSYVTEEM
- the glp gene encoding molybdotransferase-like divisome protein Glp, with amino-acid sequence MSNTPIWSVDEHLDDILGSIRPLEPIELQLADAQGCVLVEDVTVQVSLPPFDNSSMDGYAVRTTDVEGASEDFPAVLTVIGDVAAGSGELPTVGPGEAARIMTGAPLPPGAEAVVPVEWTDGGTGGGAATTMRAASSAPEGAGGEVRVHRPAGAGAHVRSEGSDVKPGDLALEAGTVLGPPQIGLLAAIGRGTVRVRPRPRVVVLSTGSELVQPGEALAHGQIYDSNSFALAAAARDAGAIAYRVGAVTDDADTLRSTIEEQLVRADLLVTTGGVSVGAYDVVKEALSSVGDEDEAGSGIDFRKLAMQPGKPQGFGSIGPDHTPLLALPGNPVSSYVSFELFVRPAIRALMGLTEVNRPTVRAALKADRTLTSPGGRRQFLRGVHDAAAGSVTPVGGSGSHLVAALAQADCLIVVPEDITAAEPGTELDVVLLG